The following coding sequences are from one Triticum aestivum cultivar Chinese Spring chromosome 5A, IWGSC CS RefSeq v2.1, whole genome shotgun sequence window:
- the LOC123104425 gene encoding sister chromatid cohesion 1 protein 3, which produces MFYSHSVLARKSPLGTVWIAAHLERKVNRTQIDGVDVPSYAASIMDPEVPIALRLSGHLLLGLVRIYSWKVNHLFQDCNRMLSAVRTAFASMEAIDLPVDADRAPFEVITLPETFSLDDLSLDDAIRQMDTPDRHRRAYDQITLSGEGYVMITLDEDGGAEFTSPAGRSSGFEPVQHEQETFPPFLEDIIPVDPPLQGSLSVNPINGHQDTPEILRRATDSVSRFEDVIDGGDPMDEDPSPFIEKVTTPPAMHSPVSPVLQTSIPNVPTRISHEPVEEAEEPGGGAGLLAPAEFVLEPSPPPQVQGNRRRRRANAQENRRRPIIDEEIVLPNDYMSNQVDGIELGRLVRRRKILPHTAVDVWRFNRISQKDSLFFEPLVQGMCSDLHKAYEGNYPRVSDSDAQPADVVNVRDSDAQPADAVNVRDKDAPTRNADTQEPEPHLTLNSLGNGEATPFDSPPELPRFSPQKDLSPVREEDHTPFETPGRSGTPRSGLGGTGVTVPLTHCSYASLGKNTVESDFPFGTDDLDEDLPGFPGLMNTPSMISSAGTSTTGLGSIMSTRTRAAAQYFKGMMSSATSEDQPGKFSLNRILDGRTKKQAASMFFETLALKSYDYIDVHQEEAYGDISVSVRPSLSSAKL; this is translated from the coding sequence ATGTTCTACTCCCACTCCGTCCTGGCTCGGAAGAGCCCGCTGGGCACGGTGTGGATCGCCGCGCACCTCGAGCGCAAGGTCAACCGGACGCAGATCGACGGCGTCGACGTCCCCTCCTACGCCGCCTCCATCATGGACCCCGAGGTCCCCATCGCGCTCCGGCTGTCGGGGCATCTCCTCCTCGGGCTCGTCCGCATCTACTCGTGGAAGGTGAACCACCTGTTCCAAGATTGCAACCGGATGCTGAGCGCGGTCAGGACTGCCTTCGCCTCCATGGAGGCGATAGATCTGCCGGTCGACGCGGACCGTGCTCCGTTTGAGGTAATCACTCTGCCGGAGACCTTCAGCCTGGATGATTTGAGCCTTGATGACGCGATTCGTCAGATGGATACGCCGGATCGTCATCGGCGGGCCTATGATCAGATCACCTTGTCCGGAGAAGGGTATGTGATGATCACCCTTGATGAGGATGGTGGTGCAGAGTTCACGTCTCCTGCTGGTCGATCTTCAGGATTTGAGCCTGTACAGCATGAGCAGGAGACATTCCCTCCGTTTCTTGAGGATATCATTCCTGTAGATCCTCCTCTGCAAGGCAGTCTTTCAGTGAACCCTATCAATGGGCACCAAGATACACCAGAAATATTGCGCCGAGCGACTGACAGTGTGTCAAGGTTTGAAGATGTTATTGATGGCGGTGACCCCATGGATGAAGATCCGTCGCCGTTCATAGAGAAGGTTACCACGCCACCAGCAATGCACTCACCTGTATCCCCTGTGCTTCAGACATCCATTCCCAACGTTCCAACACGTATCAGCCATGAGCCTGTTGAAGAAGCTGAAGAACCAGGAGGTGGCGCTGGACTCTTGGCACCTGCAGAATTTGTCCTTGAACCATCTCCACCACCTCAAGTACAAGGTAACAGGAGAAGGAGAAGGGCGAATGCACAGGAGAACAGGAGAAGGCCTATAATTGATGAGGAAATCGTGCTCCCCAATGATTATATGAGTAATCAAGTTGATGGCATTGAACTAGGTAGGCTGGTTCGCAGGAGGAAGATACTGCCCCATACAGCAGTGGATGTGTGGAGGTTCAACAGGATAAGCCAAAAGGACAGCCTCTTCTTTGAACCTCTGGTGCAAGGAATGTGTAGCGATCTTCATAAAGCTTATGAGGGGAACTACCCTCGTGTGAGTGACTCTGATGCTCAGCCTGCCGATGTTGTGAATGTTCGCGACTCTGATGCTCAGCCTGCTGATGCTGTGAATGTTCGTGACAAGGATGCACCTACAAGAAATGCAGATACACAGGAGCCTGAACCTCACCTCACCTTGAATTCTCTAGGAAATGGAGAGGCAACACCATTTGATTCACCACCTGAGCTCCCTCGCTTCTCTCCACAAAAGGATCTATCTCCAGTAAGAGAAGAAGATCACACCCCTTTTGAAACCCCTGGTCGAAGTGGAACCCCGCGGTCTGGACTTGGAGGAACTGGTGTTACTGTACCACTAACACATTGCAGTTATGCATCACTTGGAAAAAATACTGTTGAATCTGATTTCCCATTTGGTACTGACGATCTTGATGAAGATCTACCGGGGTTTCCTGGGCTCATGAATACCCCTAGCATGATATCCAGTGCGGGTACCAGCACCACAGGATTAGGCAGCATCATGTCTACCAGGACAAGGGCTGCCGCCCAGTACTTCAAAGGTATGATGTCTTCAGCCACGTCAGAAGACCAGCCAGGGAAATTCAGTTTAAACAGAATCTTGGACGGGAGGACAAAGAAGCAAGCTGCAAGCATGTTCTTTGAAACATTGGCCCTGAAGAGCTATGATTATATCGATGTCCATCAGGAAGAAGCGTATGGCGATATTTCAGTTTCGGTTAGACCGTCGCTCTCGAGTGCTAAACTTTGA